From one Rhodobium gokarnense genomic stretch:
- a CDS encoding AMP-binding protein, whose product MNEPTGLKIGPTMDLFRGMDVIWLLDQWVDRQPDKTFVIWAPFDGEARRWTYAGLARDARRFAAGLHARGLGAGDFVLMHLENSADFLIAWLGCAYLGAVPVTTNTRSVPENVRYFAEVMKPACAITQASLAAMVREACGDEARMILAGDPSPQGDAKTFGAEPFAEVFSDAPLPHLAPDPGRDFAVQFTSGTTSRPKPTVWTNANGLWAGKSMSMNMRLRREDVTLLYMPLFHANAQITFLTALWSGGTVVVHPRFSASRFWDACAAHGVTWVSMIPFAFKALKGRPVPDHKVRVLMGLARLPDAEEEFGVRTMALWGMTETLSSCIVTDPDHPGPAGTMGRPSPFYGVEVRRKDGIPAGPGEQGLLYIRGERGVSLFKEYYRNAEATEAAFDATGALDTGDVVRIDGDGWMFFVNRDKDMLRVGGENVAALEIETAIAETGLAMECAVVAQQHHMLGDVPAAFVTLSEAGKGLGQEDVSRRIIAHCRERLADFKVPRSVHIVDDFPRSTLDRIAKNKLRERLKPIEPD is encoded by the coding sequence ATGAATGAGCCGACCGGTCTGAAAATCGGCCCGACCATGGACCTGTTTCGCGGCATGGACGTGATCTGGCTGCTCGACCAGTGGGTCGACCGGCAACCGGACAAGACCTTCGTCATCTGGGCGCCGTTCGACGGCGAGGCGCGGCGCTGGACCTATGCCGGACTGGCGCGGGACGCCAGACGCTTTGCCGCCGGCCTGCATGCGCGCGGCCTGGGCGCCGGGGACTTCGTGCTCATGCACCTGGAGAACTCGGCCGATTTCCTGATCGCGTGGCTGGGCTGCGCCTATCTGGGTGCGGTGCCGGTAACGACCAATACGCGGTCGGTGCCCGAAAACGTGCGCTACTTCGCCGAGGTGATGAAACCCGCCTGCGCCATCACCCAGGCGTCGCTCGCCGCAATGGTCCGCGAGGCCTGCGGCGACGAGGCCCGGATGATCCTGGCCGGAGACCCCTCGCCGCAGGGCGACGCCAAGACCTTCGGCGCCGAACCCTTTGCCGAGGTCTTTTCCGACGCCCCGCTGCCGCATCTCGCCCCCGACCCCGGCCGCGACTTCGCAGTCCAGTTCACGTCCGGTACCACGTCGCGTCCCAAACCGACGGTCTGGACGAACGCAAACGGCCTTTGGGCCGGCAAGTCCATGTCGATGAACATGCGTCTGCGACGCGAGGACGTGACCCTGCTCTACATGCCGCTGTTCCACGCCAACGCGCAGATCACCTTTCTCACGGCGCTGTGGTCCGGCGGAACGGTTGTCGTCCACCCCAGATTCTCCGCGTCGCGCTTCTGGGATGCCTGTGCCGCCCACGGCGTCACCTGGGTGTCGATGATCCCCTTCGCGTTCAAGGCATTGAAGGGACGGCCCGTGCCGGACCACAAGGTCCGTGTGCTGATGGGGCTGGCGCGCCTGCCGGACGCCGAAGAGGAATTCGGCGTTCGGACCATGGCGTTGTGGGGGATGACCGAGACGCTGTCGTCCTGCATCGTCACCGATCCCGACCATCCCGGGCCCGCAGGCACGATGGGCCGACCGTCGCCGTTTTACGGCGTCGAGGTCCGCAGGAAGGATGGCATTCCGGCCGGACCGGGCGAGCAGGGCCTTCTCTATATCCGCGGGGAAAGAGGCGTCTCGCTGTTCAAGGAATACTACCGCAACGCCGAGGCGACCGAGGCGGCATTCGATGCGACCGGGGCGCTCGATACGGGCGACGTGGTCCGTATCGACGGCGACGGCTGGATGTTTTTCGTCAACCGCGACAAGGACATGTTGCGGGTCGGCGGCGAGAACGTGGCGGCTCTGGAGATCGAAACCGCCATTGCCGAAACCGGCCTGGCGATGGAATGCGCGGTGGTGGCGCAGCAACACCACATGCTGGGCGATGTGCCCGCCGCGTTCGTCACGCTGAGCGAGGCCGGCAAAGGCCTCGGGCAAGAAGACGTGAGCCGCCGGATTATCGCCCATTGCCGGGAGCGACTGGCGGATTTCAAGGTGCCGCGGTCGGTCCACATCGTCGACGATTTTCCCCGTTCAACGCTGGATCGGATCGCAAAGAACAAGCTGCGCGAGCGGCTGAAACCGATCGAACCCGACTGA
- a CDS encoding enoyl-CoA hydratase-related protein, which translates to MAEFKFMKTERRGNVGIVTFNRPEALNALNEDVAIEVTDALRAFDADDSIGCMILAGGEKAFCAGADIKYVLDQTFETAYLHDFANYMDQVAEVRKPIIAAVRGFAFGGGTEIALMCDIILADLTAQFALPEVGLGVIPGAGGPARMTRSVGKAKAMYYVLTGKRFDAAEAERIGMITKVVEDGRLMDEAMALAQEIAAMPRLSVLACKEGVNQQAEVPLIPGRKVERRLAHALFGSADKMEGMAAFAEKRKPNFTKY; encoded by the coding sequence ATGGCCGAATTTAAATTCATGAAGACCGAGCGTCGGGGGAATGTCGGTATCGTCACCTTCAACCGTCCCGAGGCTTTGAATGCACTGAACGAGGACGTGGCCATTGAAGTCACGGATGCCCTGAGAGCATTCGATGCCGACGACAGCATCGGCTGCATGATCCTGGCTGGCGGGGAGAAGGCATTCTGCGCCGGCGCTGACATCAAGTATGTCCTCGATCAGACCTTCGAAACCGCCTACCTCCACGACTTCGCCAACTACATGGACCAGGTCGCCGAGGTCCGGAAACCCATCATCGCCGCCGTCAGGGGCTTTGCCTTCGGAGGCGGAACCGAGATCGCGCTCATGTGCGACATCATCCTCGCCGACCTCACGGCACAGTTTGCGCTGCCCGAGGTCGGCTTGGGCGTGATCCCGGGCGCCGGAGGACCGGCGCGCATGACACGGTCCGTCGGCAAGGCCAAGGCGATGTACTACGTGTTGACCGGCAAGCGCTTCGACGCCGCCGAGGCCGAGCGCATCGGGATGATCACCAAGGTCGTGGAAGACGGCAGGCTGATGGACGAAGCCATGGCGCTCGCTCAGGAAATCGCCGCTATGCCGCGTCTTTCGGTGCTGGCCTGCAAGGAAGGCGTCAACCAGCAGGCGGAGGTGCCCCTGATCCCGGGCCGAAAGGTCGAGCGCAGACTGGCCCACGCCTTGTTCGGCTCCGCCGACAAGATGGAAGGCATGGCCGCCTTCGCCGAGAAGCGAAAGCCGAATTTTACGAAATACTGA
- a CDS encoding MaoC/PaaZ C-terminal domain-containing protein translates to MINRPRPATGRAQDSFVRQFDGSEAVSHEYKYFEDFNVGDTEIDATSARTVFETDIVMHAMHSGDWMPHHVDVEFARTQPFKKPIAHGNLSFCVGTGLIVMASDRNPNVMSYGYDKLRYPHPVFAGDTLTASVKVIDKKDHPKHKTHGLMTHAETVTNQRGEVVCYAEHVFYTLRRTPLD, encoded by the coding sequence ATGATCAACCGGCCGCGTCCTGCAACGGGACGGGCACAGGACAGCTTTGTCCGGCAATTCGATGGGAGTGAAGCCGTGTCACATGAGTACAAATATTTCGAAGACTTCAATGTCGGCGATACCGAAATCGATGCGACCAGTGCCCGAACCGTTTTCGAAACGGACATCGTCATGCATGCCATGCATTCCGGAGACTGGATGCCGCACCACGTCGACGTGGAATTCGCAAGGACGCAGCCGTTCAAGAAGCCGATTGCCCACGGCAACCTGTCCTTTTGCGTCGGCACCGGGCTGATCGTCATGGCCTCGGACAGAAATCCGAACGTGATGTCCTACGGGTACGACAAACTCCGCTATCCGCACCCCGTCTTTGCCGGCGATACGCTCACCGCTTCGGTGAAGGTGATCGACAAGAAGGATCACCCCAAACACAAGACCCATGGCCTGATGACGCACGCGGAGACGGTGACCAATCAGCGGGGCGAGGTCGTCTGCTACGCCGAGCACGTTTTCTACACGCTGAGACGGACGCCCTTGGACTGA
- a CDS encoding carbohydrate porin, whose amino-acid sequence MTSFTRIQDMVCARVAARPGWTFAVALALTSVVFSPQTAIAEEATPSAVAASAGGNLSGHPLNGPESADSLLTDSGEEKQDLLDRNVLQEWEAWKAAVTEKTGLSFGADYTIVGFGANTSLGDRTAVSGIARIYGSWALFNRGAANTGSIEFKGENRHSFTDTPPQLLGLAAGYVGVTQPVFSDQRFRTTTLYWKQRFLEDRAVARLGLVDVKEYFDVFALGSPWSGFQNLVFSTGANTIAILPDGAFGGMAGGYLTDHIYSAVGIADASADPTSAFQSFETFFSDFDTFKTFEIGLTGGGKLLFVDNAHISFWHMDDIARTGAPGGWGVIGSASKLIDGKWLAFLRGGWAHEGGGLYEASVSTGFGYMPTPAGNLLGVGVNWGRPNRHTLKAALDDQWTGEVFYRVQVSENFQVTPSVQLLGDPALNPDKDLIALFGLRSRVTF is encoded by the coding sequence ATGACGTCCTTCACACGAATTCAAGACATGGTCTGCGCCAGGGTTGCGGCGCGTCCAGGCTGGACTTTTGCCGTTGCCCTGGCCCTGACGTCGGTCGTTTTTTCTCCGCAAACCGCAATTGCGGAGGAGGCGACCCCTTCCGCCGTCGCGGCATCGGCGGGCGGCAACCTGAGCGGGCACCCGCTGAACGGCCCGGAATCCGCAGATTCGCTTTTGACGGACAGCGGCGAAGAGAAACAGGACCTGCTCGACCGGAATGTTCTCCAGGAATGGGAAGCCTGGAAAGCGGCCGTTACGGAGAAGACCGGGCTCTCCTTCGGTGCCGATTACACGATTGTGGGGTTCGGGGCCAACACCAGCCTTGGCGACAGGACGGCGGTGTCGGGGATCGCCCGCATTTACGGTTCCTGGGCCCTGTTCAACCGCGGTGCCGCAAACACCGGAAGTATCGAGTTCAAGGGGGAGAATCGTCATTCCTTCACGGACACCCCTCCGCAATTGCTCGGTCTGGCGGCGGGCTATGTCGGAGTAACCCAGCCTGTCTTCTCGGACCAGCGCTTTCGGACAACCACCCTCTACTGGAAACAGCGGTTCCTTGAAGATCGGGCGGTCGCCCGTCTCGGGTTGGTCGACGTCAAGGAGTATTTCGACGTCTTTGCATTGGGCAGTCCCTGGTCGGGCTTCCAAAACCTGGTGTTTTCCACCGGTGCCAATACGATCGCGATATTGCCCGACGGCGCATTCGGCGGGATGGCCGGCGGCTACCTGACCGACCATATCTACTCGGCCGTGGGTATTGCCGATGCCAGCGCCGACCCGACCTCGGCCTTCCAGAGCTTTGAAACGTTCTTCAGTGATTTCGACACCTTCAAGACGTTCGAGATCGGACTGACCGGAGGGGGAAAACTGCTCTTTGTCGACAACGCGCACATTTCATTCTGGCATATGGATGACATCGCCAGGACGGGCGCGCCCGGGGGATGGGGTGTGATCGGGTCGGCATCGAAGCTGATCGACGGCAAATGGCTGGCGTTCCTGCGCGGCGGCTGGGCCCATGAAGGCGGCGGGCTCTACGAGGCCTCGGTCAGCACCGGGTTCGGCTACATGCCGACGCCGGCGGGAAATCTCCTCGGCGTCGGCGTCAACTGGGGACGTCCGAACAGGCATACGCTCAAAGCGGCTCTTGACGATCAATGGACCGGCGAAGTTTTCTACCGAGTTCAGGTGTCAGAGAATTTCCAGGTAACCCCAAGCGTTCAGCTTCTCGGCGATCCGGCGCTCAATCCAGACAAGGACCTCATTGCGCTGTTCGGCCTGCGCAGTCGGGTGACGTTCTGA
- a CDS encoding enoyl-CoA hydratase/isomerase family protein, whose product MEKVIVEKSRGIIHVRIYRPEVMNACDGETYNAIADAWDELENDPELRVGILSGEGRAFCTGTDVRWVKSPDAEGFVDRLYPRMLTLSKPVIAAIQGHCNGGGLEQALGADIRVCTEDAHFGAGEIRLGWIPGGYGTQRLPRVIPLGPALELLYTGGRIGAQDAYRLGLVNHVVSQDQLLETCTQIADEIAKSAPLAVQKMKTTVMQGLDMPLPQAVRLEKESFDFLMRTEDAKEGALAFSEKRAPNWKAR is encoded by the coding sequence ATGGAAAAAGTGATCGTCGAAAAATCGCGTGGGATCATCCACGTGCGGATCTATCGCCCTGAAGTCATGAACGCCTGTGACGGCGAGACATACAACGCCATCGCGGATGCATGGGATGAGCTTGAGAACGACCCCGAACTGAGGGTGGGCATCCTCAGTGGCGAGGGGCGGGCCTTCTGCACCGGAACGGATGTCAGATGGGTGAAGTCGCCCGATGCCGAGGGATTTGTCGATCGTCTGTATCCGCGCATGCTGACACTGAGCAAGCCAGTGATTGCGGCCATACAGGGCCATTGCAACGGCGGCGGGCTGGAGCAGGCTCTCGGCGCCGATATCAGGGTTTGCACGGAGGATGCCCATTTCGGCGCAGGCGAAATCCGGCTTGGCTGGATTCCGGGCGGCTATGGGACCCAGAGATTGCCGCGCGTGATCCCTTTGGGCCCGGCGCTTGAACTCCTCTACACCGGAGGGCGCATCGGCGCACAGGATGCCTATCGCCTGGGCCTCGTCAACCATGTGGTGTCACAGGATCAGTTGCTCGAGACGTGCACACAGATCGCGGATGAAATCGCAAAGAGTGCGCCGCTTGCCGTCCAAAAGATGAAGACCACTGTCATGCAGGGCCTCGATATGCCGTTGCCTCAGGCGGTCCGACTGGAAAAGGAAAGCTTTGATTTCCTTATGCGGACCGAAGACGCGAAAGAAGGCGCTCTGGCGTTTTCTGAAAAGCGGGCTCCGAACTGGAAAGCCAGATAG
- a CDS encoding MarC family protein — MSWIDITVLLLVTIGPVRGALVFLGLTKSADAKLKRAIAIRTVSVSAVICVIFALLGAVILAGLKVSVEALLIAGGAILFIFALQLILGEDKEQSSDVPPPAPSLDIATFPLAVPLMASPHGLVAIVAIEATLKGATQAAIFVAIIMGIMVFNLGFLLAADRIFSRIPPAILKIFLRVVGLLLCALAVQLIIFGFDGLGLIPNPEIGINKAA, encoded by the coding sequence ATGAGTTGGATTGATATCACCGTTCTATTGCTCGTCACGATAGGCCCGGTGCGCGGCGCGCTCGTATTCCTGGGCCTGACGAAATCGGCGGATGCCAAGCTGAAACGTGCCATCGCCATCCGGACCGTAAGCGTTTCGGCGGTGATTTGCGTCATTTTCGCGCTGCTCGGTGCGGTCATTCTGGCGGGGCTCAAAGTCAGCGTCGAGGCCCTGTTGATCGCCGGCGGGGCAATCCTGTTCATCTTTGCCCTTCAACTGATACTCGGCGAGGACAAGGAACAATCGTCGGACGTCCCGCCGCCGGCACCCTCGCTCGACATCGCAACCTTTCCGCTCGCGGTGCCGCTCATGGCCTCGCCCCACGGCCTTGTTGCGATCGTGGCGATCGAGGCGACCCTCAAGGGGGCAACGCAGGCCGCGATCTTCGTTGCGATCATCATGGGCATCATGGTGTTCAACCTGGGTTTCCTGCTGGCCGCGGATCGGATTTTTTCCAGGATTCCGCCCGCCATTCTCAAGATATTCCTGCGCGTCGTCGGGTTGTTGCTTTGCGCGCTGGCCGTTCAGTTGATCATCTTCGGATTTGACGGTCTCGGCCTCATCCCAAACCCCGAAATCGGTATCAATAAAGCAGCCTGA
- a CDS encoding CaiB/BaiF CoA transferase family protein has product MANILEGIRVIEVASMAAAPNSTVILADLGAEVIKVEPLGGDPWRYGHLTPGLPPSKVAWTTYIQNRTKKSIALNLKKPEAQEVLHKLAATADVFLTNSPHPVQQSLKHTYEDIKAVNPNIVYASINGFGQNGPDRDAPGFDATAWYARTGIMEELRPKDGPPVALPVGLGDLGTAATLAGAVLAGLFHRERTGKGSEVSTSLMHNGLWANSCMMQAALVGTPPMPKFHIDEWPNPVSGGRFRTKDGRYILIMEINPNNIENLRDAFGADHLKGDERFATPQSRLQNAKALYDEMQAIVGSYDLDVVRKRLSDFGVNYGVAQTTAECMSDDHMIANGCFPEVEGADGIRTVDSPMQIHSEGYEKVKPRTPPAVGEHTMSVLTALGYSEADVKAMVEAKAAGLPG; this is encoded by the coding sequence ATGGCCAACATTCTTGAGGGTATCAGAGTGATCGAGGTCGCCTCCATGGCGGCGGCGCCGAACTCGACCGTGATCCTCGCCGATCTCGGCGCAGAGGTGATCAAGGTCGAGCCGCTCGGCGGCGATCCCTGGCGCTATGGGCACCTGACGCCCGGACTGCCGCCGAGCAAGGTCGCCTGGACAACCTACATCCAGAACCGCACCAAGAAGTCGATCGCGCTCAACCTCAAGAAGCCGGAAGCCCAGGAAGTCCTGCACAAGCTGGCGGCGACGGCCGATGTCTTCCTGACGAACTCGCCGCACCCGGTGCAGCAATCCCTGAAGCACACCTACGAGGACATCAAGGCGGTCAACCCGAACATCGTCTATGCCTCGATCAACGGCTTCGGTCAGAACGGCCCCGACAGGGATGCGCCGGGCTTTGACGCGACCGCATGGTATGCCCGGACCGGGATCATGGAGGAGCTGCGGCCGAAGGACGGCCCTCCGGTCGCCCTGCCGGTCGGCCTGGGTGACCTCGGCACGGCGGCGACCCTGGCCGGTGCGGTCCTGGCCGGACTTTTCCACCGTGAGCGGACGGGCAAGGGTTCCGAGGTTTCGACCTCGCTGATGCACAATGGTCTGTGGGCGAATTCCTGCATGATGCAGGCGGCGCTGGTCGGCACGCCGCCGATGCCGAAATTCCACATCGATGAGTGGCCGAACCCGGTATCCGGTGGTCGTTTCAGGACCAAGGACGGTCGCTACATCCTGATCATGGAAATAAATCCCAACAACATCGAGAATCTTCGCGATGCCTTCGGCGCCGACCACCTGAAGGGGGATGAGCGTTTCGCGACGCCGCAGTCGCGCCTGCAGAACGCCAAGGCGCTGTACGACGAAATGCAGGCCATCGTCGGCTCCTACGACCTTGACGTCGTCAGGAAGCGCCTGAGCGATTTCGGCGTGAACTACGGCGTGGCGCAGACGACCGCGGAATGCATGAGCGACGACCACATGATCGCCAATGGCTGCTTTCCGGAGGTCGAGGGCGCGGACGGTATCCGCACCGTCGACAGCCCGATGCAGATCCACAGCGAGGGGTATGAAAAGGTCAAGCCCCGGACCCCGCCGGCGGTCGGCGAACACACCATGTCCGTGCTGACGGCGCTCGGCTACAGCGAGGCGGACGTCAAGGCGATGGTCGAGGCGAAGGCGGCAGGCCTGCCAGGCTAG